From the Danio aesculapii chromosome 9, fDanAes4.1, whole genome shotgun sequence genome, one window contains:
- the fzd7a gene encoding frizzled-7a, whose protein sequence is MAFLKMQHCCGITRYFLLLFTLALQPTSGQYHGEKGISIPEHGFCQPISIPLCTDIAYNQTIMPNLLGHTNQEDAGLEVHQFYPLVKVQCSLDLKFFLCSMYAPVCTVLEQAIPPCRSLCERARQGCEALMNKFGFQWPERLRCENFPVHGAGEICVGQNTSDAGSPTSNPTPYVPELITLQPNLVVRPNQQFTCPLQLKVPTYLKYHFMGEKDCGAPCEPTRPNGLMYFREEEVKFGRLWVGIWSILCCVSTLFTVLTYLVDMRRFRYPERPIIFLSGCYFMVAVAYAAGFFLEDKVVCIDKFSDDGYKTVAQGTKKEGCTILFMILYFFGMASSIWWVILSLTWFLSAGMKWGHEAIEANSQYFHLAAWAVPAVKTITILAMGQVDGDILTGVCYVGIYNVDSLRGFVLAPLFVYLFIGTSFLLAGFVSLFRIRTIMKHDGTKTEKLEKLMVRIGVFSVLYTVPATIVIACYFYEQAFREQWEKTWHMQTCKRFAVPCPVNNFAPMSPDFTVFMIKYLMTMIVGITSGFWIWSGKTLQSWRRFYKRLSNSNQGETTV, encoded by the coding sequence ATGGCTTTTCTCAAAATGCAACACTGTTGTGGAATTACTCGTTACTTTCTTCTCCTTTTCACCCTGGCTCTACAACCGACCAGCGGTCAGTATCACGGAGAAAAGGGCATCTCCATACCCGAGCACGGCTTCTGCCAGCCCATTTCTATACCTCTCTGTACGGACATCGCCTACAACCAGACTATTATGCCGAATCTTTTGGGACACACGAACCAGGAGGACGCCGGTCTCGAAGTGCACCAGTTCTACCCCCTAGTAAAAGTGCAGTGCTCCCTGGACCTGAAGTTCTTCCTGTGCTCCATGTACGCGCCGGTTTGCACGGTGCTCGAGCAAGCCATCCCGCCGTGTCGGTCCCTCTGCGAGCGCGCGAGACAGGGCTGCGAGGCCCTTATGAACAAGTTCGGCTTCCAGTGGCCCGAGCGGCTGCGCTGCGAGAATTTCCCGGTGCACGGCGCGGGTGAGATCTGCGTGGGCCAGAACACCTCTGACGCGGGGAGCCCGACCTCAAACCCGACGCCCTACGTCCCAGAACTGATCACATTACAGCCAAACCTGGTGGTCAGACCCAACCAGCAATTCACATGCCCGCTGCAACTCAAAGTGCCCACTTATCTGAAGTACCACTTTATGGGCGAAAAGGACTGCGGGGCGCCATGCGAGCCCACTAGACCCAACGGACTGATGTATTTCAGAGAGGAAGAGGTCAAATTCGGCCGCCTCTGGGTCGGTATTTGGTCAATTCTGTGCTGTGTTAGCACTCTGTTCACCGTCCTCACTTATCTAGTGGACATGAGGCGGTTTCGTTACCCGGAGAGGCCCATCATCTTCCTGTCCGGCTGTTACTTCATGGTGGCCGTTGCATATGCAGCTGGATTTTTCCTCGAAGACAAAGTCGTTTGCATCGACAAATTCAGCGACGACGGTTATAAAACCGTCGCGCAAGGCACGAAAAAAGAGGGTTGCACCATCCTCTTCATGATTCTCTACTTCTTCGGGATGGCGAGTTCAATCTGGTGGGTCATTCTGTCCCTCACATGGTTCCTCTCCGCGGGTATGAAGTGGGGTCATGAAGCCATTGAGGCAAACTCTCAGTATTTCCACCTCGCCGCGTGGGCAGTTCCTGCGGTTAAGACCATCACCATCCTCGCCATGGGCCAAGTGGACGGCGACATTCTCACCGGGGTTTGCTACGTTGGCATCTACAACGTGGACTCTCTGCGCGGCTTCGTCCTGGCGCCCCTCTTCGTCTACCTCTTCATCGGCACCTCATTTCTCCTGGCCGGCTTCGTGTCGCTTTTCCGCATCAGAACCATCATGAAGCACGACGGCACCAAGACGGAGAAGCTGGAGAAGCTGATGGTGCGCATCGGCGTGTTTAGCGTGCTCTACACGGTGCCCGCCACCATCGTGATCGCCTGTTACTTCTACGAGCAGGCTTTCCGAGAGCAGTGGGAGAAGACCTGGCACATGCAGACGTGCAAGAGATTCGCGGTCCCCTGCCCAGTCAACAACTTCGCCCCCATGTCTCCAGACTTCACCGTGTTCATGATCAAATACCTGATGACCATGATCGTAGGAATCACCTCTGGATTTTGGATATGGTCTGGGAAAACTCTGCAGTCGTGGCGCAGGTTTTATAAACGGCTCAGCAACAGCAACCAGGGCGAAACGACGGTATGA